In Actinobacillus equuli, the genomic stretch GGCGGTTTAGTGGATTTGGATAGCAGTTTAACCGGCAAAGTGAAGAATTTAGCACTGAGTTTAGTCGCTTTTTCGTTATCCACTTTGAGTGCGCAGTGGTCGCTCAGTGTAGGCTGGTTGTTTTTGCCGGTGGCAATGGTCAGCACTTTTGCGTTAGTGATGTTGGGGGCGATTGGGCAGCGTTATAGTACGATTGCTTTCGGTACGTTAATTGTGTCGGTTTATACTTGCTTGACCTACAGCGCAGACGATAGTTGGTACGGCAGTCCGTTAATGATTTTAGCCGGTGCGCTGTTATATGGGCTGGTCAGTATTGTCGTGCATTTATGTTTTCCGAATCGTTTGGTGCAGGAAAACTTAGCGAAAGCGTATGATGCGTTAGCCGCCTATTTACAGGCAAAATCAGAATATTTTGATCCGGACGATGATGATTTGCCTGCTAAGCAATTGGCGTTGGCAAAGGCAAATCAGCAAGTGATGGCGGCTTTCGACCAAACTCGAGTTTCGCTGTTTTATCGTTTACAAGGGCAACATCGCCATGTCCGCACCCGTCGTTTATTGCGCTATTACTTTACCGCGCAAGATATTTTAGAGCGTGCGAGTTCCAGCCATTATCAATATCACGAACTTTTCCAACAACTCAGCAATAGCGATTTAATGTTCCGTTTTCAGCGGGTGATGGAACTTCAGGCGATGGCTTGCCAACGAATCGCTTCAGCGCTGCGTCATCGAGAAAGCTATCAACACAGTGTGCGGGGCGAGAAAGCGTTACAAGGTTTGTTGAATTCATTGAATTATCATCAGGCAAGAGGGTTACATAGTGCGCATCGTTGGTTATCGATTGCCGAGAACTTACGCAATATTGAAGGGCAGTTAAGCCAAATTGAGCAACAGACATCAGTAGATAATTTACGCAAAGATTTTGCCAAATCCGCCCGCTTAACAGCGGAAAACGTATCGGGTTTACGTAATATGTTTTCGGCGATTCGCAGCCAATGTACGCTTTCTTCACAGCTATTTCGTCATGCGTTACGTTTATCGTTAGTGGTATTTGCTTGTAGTTTAATCGTGTTTTTATCCGGCTTAGATAACAAAGGTTATTGGATTTTGCTGACCGCTATTTTCGTTTGCCAGCCGAATTATTCCGCCACTAAAAAACGCCTGATTCAACGGGTGATCGGGACAATGCTCGGGGTGTTTGTCGGCTATTGTTTCCAATATTTTTCACCCAGTTTGGAAGCGCAATTGGGGCTAATTACTTTAACCGGCAGTTTGTATTACTTTTTTAGGGTAAGTAATTACGGCTCTTCCACCTTCTTTATTACGCTATTGGTGTTTGTGAGTCTAGATGTGGCGGGCTTGGGCGCACAAAATGCCTTATTGCCTCGTTTATTTGATACGTTATTAGGCACAGCAATTGCGTGGTTGGCGGTTTCGTTTATTTATCCGGACTGGAAATATTTGAATTTACATCAAAATTTACAGAATACGTTGAAAGCAAGCGGGCAATATTTACGCCATATTTTGGCGCAGTTGCAATTCGGTTATAACGATCAGCTTGGCTATCGAGTGGCACGCCGAGACGTACATAACCATATTTCAGCGTTGAGTGCGGTAATTTCAAATATGCATAGCGAGCCGCAAAAATACCAAAATGCGCTGCATTTTGCCCCGACGCTATTGGGGGTAACTTATACATTGTTAGGTTATATTTCCGCATTGGGTGCTTATCGGGTAGAAAGTCATGAACTGAATCATCATATTGATTTTTCCGCAATTTTCTTTAGCCAGAGTAAAAAAGTCGTGAAGGTTTTAGATGAAATGACTTATGCGAAAGTTAGCGGTGTGCATATTGAGCAACAGCTAGCGGACATAGATCAGGCGTTAAATCAATTTGAAATTGAACATCAAGCCGGAGAAGACCGATTAGCCTTGGTGTTAACACAACAATTGCGTTTGATTGTGCAGCTCTTGCCTCAACTTCAGGCATTGGTAAACAAAGAACATTTCTATTCACAGCAGCATTAACCGTCAACAAGCGGTCCGATTTGCCGAATTTTTTGCAAATCGAACCGCTTTTTTATTACATATACGTATAACAATGCACCATAGATTGTATGAAATTTCGCAAAATAGTCTTAGAATGCGAACTTGCACATCCTTAGTCTGCCTATATTGATGTGTGGAATAGATTTATTTATGGAGAGTTTTAGTGTTAAGTAAACAGTCTGCAATTCAAGGCTTTATTTTGGCAGGGTTATATAATCTTGTCGGTATTTTAGGTTTTACTCAGTTTTTCACCAATCCCACCTTAATGGAAAATGATCCGATCGTTTTTTCTTGGCTTGGTCAAATTGCGATTATTTTATGGGGCTTGGCTTATTGGTCGGTCGCTCGTCGCTTTTGGTTAACGCCTCACTTAGTATTAATTTTTTGTTTGGAAAAAATGTTGTATGCCGCCGCTTGGGCATATTGGCTAGCGACCCAGCCCGAAAAATTAGATGCGCTTGCCGGACAATCTATGCTGATGTTTTGCTTTTTTGCTAGCTATGGTTTCGGCGATTTCTTATTTGGTCTTTTCTTCGGGTTGGCGGCAATCAACGCTTTTAAAGGCCGTTATTATTAGACGGCTAAATTTTTCATAACATAATGATAAGGAAGTGAACTTATGCACAAACTCACGGCAATTTCCAGTGCGCTAGCATTGATCGGCATCAGCCAAGTGGCAAATGCAGAAACTCAAACCGATTGGTCGGCGGTGCAGCAATGTGCCGCATTAAAAGAGGCGAAAATTTACGATACGCAGATTATCAAAATTGAATGGTTGCCAGCCGGCGAATTACCCCAAGATAAGAATGCGGCGATGAGCGGTGCAAGTGCGAAGCCGGTGACTGCCGGCGCACATTGTATTGTCACCGGTGAAATAGAAAAACGTATCGGGGTAAACGGCAAACCGTATGCGATTAGTTTCCAACTTCGCTTACCGGAACAATGGAATAAGAAATTCTTATTTCAAGGCGGTGGCGGCACGAACGGTGTAGTATCTCCTGCGATTGGTAAAACACCGGTGCGTGGTTCGGACGCTTTACCAGCGCTGTCTCGTGGTTATGCGGTGGTGAGTACCGATAGCGGCCATGGCGGTGGTTCTCGGGACACCTCGTTTTCGGAAGATCAATTGGCTCGTTTTAACTATGCGCTAGCTTCCACCGGTAAAGTAACAGCGGTTGCTAAACAACTTATCGAACAAATGTATCAAACGAAGCCGAGCAAGAGCTTCTTCATGGGCTGCTCGAATGGCGGACGAGAGGCGATGCAAGCGGCAATGCGTTATCCGCACGAATTTGACGGGGTAGTCGCCGGTAATCCAGGTTTCCGTTTATCGAGAGCCGCCGTGGCGGAAGCGTGGGATAACCAACATTTCTTGAAATATGCGCCAACCAATGAAAAAGGCGAAAAAATTGTTGCCAATGCGCTGACGCAAGCGGATTTGGACGTGGTGGTAAAAGGCGTGCTTAAACAGTGTGATGCCAAAGACGGCTTAGCGGACGGCATCATTAACGCTTGGGAACAGTGCGACTTTAAACCGGAAATGGTAAAAGCGGAATTAGGTGAGCGTGCGGAACAAAAAGTCGCGTTATTAAATGCCATTTTTGGCGGGGCGAAAAATAGCCGTGGTGAAAACGTATATGCTTCTTGGCCTTATGACGCTGGTCTGAATACCAACGGTTGGCGAGTGTGGAAACACGGTTCTTCGCAAACGGCTGAACCGAATGCCATCAATTTTACCATGGGCGTGAAAAGTTTAGCGCAATATTTTATGACACCGCATAATCCGGCGTTTGATACGCTCACATTCGATTTTGATAAAGATGTTGCCAAAACGGCTGAAATCGCCGGGGTAAATGATGCCGATGAAACGGATTTATCTTACTTCCAAGCGAAAGGCGGTAAGATGATTATTTTTGAGGGTGTGTCCGATCCGGTATTTTCCGCACATGATTTACGAGATTGGTATAACCAATTGCAGGCGAATATGAAAGATGTACAGGGTTTTGCTCGGGTATTTATGGTGCCGGGTATGAACCATTGCGGTATGGGGCCGGCCACGGAGAACTTCGATCCGCTTACGGCGTTAGAGCAATGGACGGATGAGGGCAAAGCGCCTGATTTTATTCTTGCAAAAGCTGGACCTGAGATGTCAAATAAAGCGAAAGAAATGCCGCTGTGTCCATATCCGAAAATTGCGACTTATGTCGGTGGAGATGAAAACAAAGCCACCAGCTTTGAATGTAAATAGGGTGCAACTCTAATAGACAACCGGTTGATTTTGCAAAATTTTTCGCAATTTTGACCGCTTACTGAGGATTCTAATGAAAAAATATCTAATTTTATTAATCAGCCTATTTGCTTTAAATTCTGTTGCGGCAGAAGGCTATAAAGATCTGAAATTTGGCAGCTCGATTGATGAGGTGCGAAAAAGCAAATTATGCCTAAGTATGTGGGAAGAACTTGAAGCGGATAATGTTTGGCGCTGTAATCAGTTTAAGTTTGCCGAACAGCCGATAAAAGCTATTATCCGTTTTGCTGATCAGAGATTAGAATTAATCAATCTAGTGCTGGCGGCGCATGAACGAGATCGTGTGAGCCAAGGTTTACGCCAAAAATACGGTGAGCCGACTCATATTTCCGGCAATATCAAATTAGGACAGCTGTTACCAACCGATCAAAAATGGTTTATGGTATTTGATGATGACAGTATTCGCTTGATCTTCATTCCGGCGACAAAAGTTGATACCCCACAGGGGCAGACTACCGTACCGGCGCAATTGAATTTGCGTTATCAGCCGAAAAAGGCGAATAGTTTGATTGACGATCTATAGCGTATTAAGCCTTTATAAGCGGTCATTTTTTTGCAAAACTTTGCATGAAAATGACCGCTTTTATTTTGCCTCATTTCTACATAGAGTTTATAAAAATGTGATCTGGTTCACATTTTTGATACCTATTTCACGGTATAATTTCACAAAAACTTAACAATAATTTAATAAGGAATGTTATGAGTAACTCGCCTTCTGCCGTTTCCTCATTTTCGGATGTCACTTTAATCGGGGCTGGGATTATGAGCGGAACCTTAGGTACGTTGTTAAAAGAACTTGCACCTCACAAGACCATCAGTGTCTTTGAAAAATTATCGGCAGTAGGTTTAGAAAGCTCAAACGAATGGCACAATGCAGGCACCGGCCATGCGGCATTATGTGAGCTGAATTACACCGCACAGCAAGCGAACGGTGAAATTGAAACCGAACGCGCATTGAAAATTTTCGAAGATTTCCAGTTGTCGTTACAGCTTTGGAGTTACTTGGTTGAAACCGGAAAAATTAGTCAGCCGCAGCAATTTATTCAGCCGATTCCACATATCAGTTTCGTGCAGGGCGAAGCCGATGTCGCGTTTCTGAAAAAACGCTATCAAGCATTAACCCAACATCATTTTTTTGCTGAGATGCAATTTAGC encodes the following:
- a CDS encoding tannase/feruloyl esterase family alpha/beta hydrolase is translated as MHKLTAISSALALIGISQVANAETQTDWSAVQQCAALKEAKIYDTQIIKIEWLPAGELPQDKNAAMSGASAKPVTAGAHCIVTGEIEKRIGVNGKPYAISFQLRLPEQWNKKFLFQGGGGTNGVVSPAIGKTPVRGSDALPALSRGYAVVSTDSGHGGGSRDTSFSEDQLARFNYALASTGKVTAVAKQLIEQMYQTKPSKSFFMGCSNGGREAMQAAMRYPHEFDGVVAGNPGFRLSRAAVAEAWDNQHFLKYAPTNEKGEKIVANALTQADLDVVVKGVLKQCDAKDGLADGIINAWEQCDFKPEMVKAELGERAEQKVALLNAIFGGAKNSRGENVYASWPYDAGLNTNGWRVWKHGSSQTAEPNAINFTMGVKSLAQYFMTPHNPAFDTLTFDFDKDVAKTAEIAGVNDADETDLSYFQAKGGKMIIFEGVSDPVFSAHDLRDWYNQLQANMKDVQGFARVFMVPGMNHCGMGPATENFDPLTALEQWTDEGKAPDFILAKAGPEMSNKAKEMPLCPYPKIATYVGGDENKATSFECK
- the yccS gene encoding YccS family putative transporter, which translates into the protein MKSLFKKIQTDWLSENIIKTLPIFIAINLVSVVVWQLQMSHLAMPLVLGVIAGGLVDLDSSLTGKVKNLALSLVAFSLSTLSAQWSLSVGWLFLPVAMVSTFALVMLGAIGQRYSTIAFGTLIVSVYTCLTYSADDSWYGSPLMILAGALLYGLVSIVVHLCFPNRLVQENLAKAYDALAAYLQAKSEYFDPDDDDLPAKQLALAKANQQVMAAFDQTRVSLFYRLQGQHRHVRTRRLLRYYFTAQDILERASSSHYQYHELFQQLSNSDLMFRFQRVMELQAMACQRIASALRHRESYQHSVRGEKALQGLLNSLNYHQARGLHSAHRWLSIAENLRNIEGQLSQIEQQTSVDNLRKDFAKSARLTAENVSGLRNMFSAIRSQCTLSSQLFRHALRLSLVVFACSLIVFLSGLDNKGYWILLTAIFVCQPNYSATKKRLIQRVIGTMLGVFVGYCFQYFSPSLEAQLGLITLTGSLYYFFRVSNYGSSTFFITLLVFVSLDVAGLGAQNALLPRLFDTLLGTAIAWLAVSFIYPDWKYLNLHQNLQNTLKASGQYLRHILAQLQFGYNDQLGYRVARRDVHNHISALSAVISNMHSEPQKYQNALHFAPTLLGVTYTLLGYISALGAYRVESHELNHHIDFSAIFFSQSKKVVKVLDEMTYAKVSGVHIEQQLADIDQALNQFEIEHQAGEDRLALVLTQQLRLIVQLLPQLQALVNKEHFYSQQH